The genomic window TTTACAACAAGAACTAATCCCCATGTACACACTGTGTTTACAGGAAGTGTAACAGAAGATTATGATCCATCAGAACCCATATATATTAAAGGAGGAGACTTTGTAGACACATATTATGATTATGTCACTGTTTATTTCAACGATATAGAGGCACAGAGGGCAAAGATAATAAAAGATACATCTACAGGAGAAGTATTTCTAGAGGTATACCTTCCTAGAAGACTACGAGTAGGTACTTATGATATTACTATATCAAACGGTGAGAATCATAGTACGACATTAGACTCGGCATTTAGTGTAGTAAGATTAGGAGAATATTTACCAAATGAAATAGAATCACTAAAAGATAGAACAAAAATGGGAGATATAATGTCCAGCCTAACCATAAGCCACGATACCCTCCTATTAGATTCAAGATATTCAGATACGAGAAGCCTAGAACTTGATTTAGACGAATTAATGGGACAGGAAGTGTTGATTAGAAAGATCAAGTACGAGGCTCACAGGAATGATACCTTAAACAAGCTAGAGACTACGTCAATATGGGCAAATGTTACCCTAAGGGACATAAGACCAGAAGCAAATGAAAGAAGAAACGAAATAGAGATAATGGTAGGACGCACAGATCCATTGACTGTAGAGACATTAAAAGGAAAGCTAAGAGGTGCAAACATTAAATCAGAATTTATTAGTGTATCAGGAACTGGGTATAATGTATCTAACATAGAACTATCTATTCCATACAAGGATAGCGATGGTAAAAACCTAACAGCCCTAAGATACGATGAAGCTACTAGAAGATGGGAAGAAGAAATCTTCCAAGTAGACACAGTAGAAAACCGAGTCAATATAACATCATATAGAAAGGGTATATTTGTAATAGTAGAAACTCAAAATTAAGCAGTTTAGCAAATCAAGTGAAAAACTATTAATCATTATTTATTAGCGAACAAGGGGTGATTTTGTGAAGAAAGTTATATCCATATTTTTAGCAGTGATGATAATCGTTTCAGGATTTCCGGTAGCTGATATTGTTGCATTTGCAGCTGAGGGAGAACCTGTATTTACCTCAATTATAGTAAATAAAGTATTTAGAGACTTATTTGGAGTAGAAAAATACAGTATTATAATTAATGGTAACAACTTCACTGTAGATGGAAGGAATATAGTAGAAGTTGGCATAATGGGTGGTGACGGTACAGTAAAAGCCTTCACGCCAATTTATAGTTCTAAAACTATGCTTCAATATGAATTGAAACCTAGCGAATTGACAGGCAATCTGTTTATTGATGGGAAGCAAATAGATATATCTGAGCAGGATATGCCATCTATAACTAATAAAACACCAACAACTGGTATAGTAGATAGTGCAAGTAATGCAGAGATTACATTAATAGGTAGTGGGTTTAACAAGCTTTCTGGGGACCTAAAGGCTTATTTGTTTCAAGGGAACTCAAAACTTTCTACATTTACCAAAATAGATGATTCAACGATTCAGTCCACTGAATTAAAAGGGAAAACTGGAGTTTGGTCTGTTGAATTTGAGAAGAAGGGAAAAGTTGATAATCTTAAAAAAGAAAATGGAGACAATGCTGATCTTACTATTTCTCATAGATATATGGATATGTTCTCAGTACTAAATAGGCTTGATGTATCAGAAAAAATCGACCTTATCCCAACTCAAGGACCAGTAGAGAGTATTGTAATGCTTCAAGCTGATAACTTAAAACCAGCAAATGAAATGAGTATATTTTTCCTAAAGAACTTAGATGACCCTTATCTAGCTACTCATATGGGTATAAATGAAAATTACCGTAGAGATCTTAATCTACAAAAAGATATATTCAGTTTTACAGTGCCAAAAGATTTGACACCAGGATCATACTATGTTGTTCTTACAAATGAAGTGGATCCTAAGAAGGATATTAAAAGTCAAATAAAAAGCTATAAAATACTAGACTCTAAATTTACAGTAATAGACAGAAAAAACATGGTATTAATCGATAGCATAGACCCTAATAAGGGTTCTTCAAAGGGTGTTGATGCTGTAATCAAAGGCATAAACATAGCTAGAATAAGTCCTGATATTTATGAAGGTGGAAATAGAGTTGATATAGACAATACAAACACCAACAAAATGATAGTAAAATACACTGGTGGAACATATAAGATGATAGGAGAGAATGGGGTAACAGTAAGTAATCTTACTAGAGAAATAAAATTCATTGTAGGAGGAGAGGTTACCTTTAGAGAAGGTTCTAAACTAGACGAAGCTGTATATGATTATATCAATGTAAGAGTAGGAGAGAACCTAGACCAACAAAATCTTGTAAAGGATGTCATAGTTGAGATAAAAACGATCATCGAATATGAAGAAAATGGAGACACAAAAAAATCAGAAGTATTTGAAACATATACGCTGAAAGATGGATTCACCTACGAAGCACTTGACTATGTACCAAGAATCACATCAATAGTACCTGATAAAATTCCAGTAGATAATAATTTTGAGGCTATGGAAGGATTAAAGGTATCTATACTAGGAGAAAAATTCTTATTATACAGATATAAGGATGGAGAAGGCAACATAAAATACAAGTATCCTAAATTCGATTTTGGTGGGCAATTTTCCATAGATCCAAATACAGAAGATATTCAAATGAGAATACTAGATAGACAAGGAAACGAAATAGATGGTACAGAAGGTAATGATTTAGGAAATAAAATACTTCTAACTATACCTTCAGGCAAAAAGGTAAAGGAAGATGTACTTAACAGCCAACTAGATCTTAAAATTACAAACCCAATAAGAGTGCCAGATTCAGAAGATGAAGGTTCATCAGCTACCTATAAAATTGTATTTATAAAACCAGAAGGGGACAAAACACCCTTCATTACTTCAGTAACACCAAGCACTATAACGACCTCAGGGGAAAAGGGAGTACTCATAACAGGGCAAAACTTCTCCCAAAACTTCACTTTATATATGGATGGAGAGAGGATAGCGTCAGCAAATAGAAATGGTACAGGAACCGAGATAACCTTTGATGCTCCACCTAACCCAGAAGGTTATGTGCAACTAATAGTACAAAATGATGATGGGGCATTGGCTTTTTATGATAAATTTCTTTATGTAAAGACTTATACAGATCCTAAGATAAAAGATTTCAACCCAAAAAGAGGTACAGCAAATACCTTAGTTGACCTAAAAGGTGAAAACTTAGTTCCGCCTAATCCTTTTGTAAGAGATTTAGATGGTATAGGATTTATGAAATTAATAGGGACTAGAATTTTTATAGGTGGAAAAGATATAAATACCTATACTACAGATAATAAATTAAAAGAATACGAAACACCTGAAGACAATAAAATATTACAGGCTGAAGGAAATAAATTAAAATTATCAGATTATTACCATAGTATAATTCTTGAAGACGACAATGGAATATACTATAAGATATATTTTGATACTATTTCAGGAAAAACCTTATTAACTGATGGAGATAAGGACATATATACTATTACAGCTAAAGAAGGCAAGGTACTTGCGAAAAAAGGCGGAGATCCTGATGAAGAAGTCGTAGTAGACACTAAAGAAATAAAGGTTTATGGGAAGACTTTAAAGATAAAAACACCTTATGCAACAGAAATAAAAGATGGAAAAAATATCATTACAGGAAACAGAGTAAAAGTATTAAATAACAACGAGTTGTATTTTACAGTGCCGATTCTACCAAGGGACGGATACTACGATGTAGAAATAGTGAATCCTGACGAAAAGAGAGATGCGAGGAGAGGAACTGCTGGATTTAACTATTACTCTGACCCAACAGACTTGCCACCTAAAATAGAAAAGATAGATCCATCAGAAGGTTCAGTAGATGGACAATATGATATAACTATTACTGGTGAAAACTTTGTTGACAGGGGAGGAGATAAAAAAACTAGTGTAACCATAGGTGGAGTAGTTGTACCACCACAAGACATAACAGTATCACCAGATGGTAAATCTATGACAGTAAAAGTACCTAAGTACCCAGGAGACTTGTCTAAAGAAACAGACATGGACAGGAAATATGTAAATGTGGTAGTACAAAATCCAGAAGGTGGACCTTCTGACAGAAGGATAAACGGATTTGCATATGTTATTCCTACGTCTAATCCTAAAATAGACAATATATTTGAAAACAAAGGGTCAGCAGTAGGAGGATATATAGTAACCATAGAAGGCTCAGGATTTAGATACTTCGAACCATTCAAAGATTCTAATAACAATGGTATATGGGATGAAGGAGAAACTTTTACTGAAGAGAACGACAAAAACAAAAATGGAAAATGGGATGATTTGAGAAGGGGAATACCCGAAGACCTTAAAGCAGAATGGGACAAGCTTGTAGTACCAATATTACCAACCGTCTATTTTGGAGATAAGATAGCAAAGATAAAAAGCTTTACTGAGTCTACTATAGATGTAGAAGTTCCAAAAGGAATCAAAGGACCAGTACAAGTTTATATAGTAAACAATGATCGTGGAATATCCAATAAATTCACATTCACATATGAAGCGTCTAGTCCAAAGATAAATTCTATTAGACCAACGTCAGGAAGAAAAAAAGGTGGAGATAAACCAGAGATATTTGGAGAAGGATTTGCAGAGAGCAGTGTTTTAATCTATGATAACCTAAGTTCTCTACCTAAAGAGAGAAATCTAGTACAGCTACAGTTTGCTAACTTAAACGATAACAATATGACAAACGCGAACCTACCTTTAGATAATCTAGATTCAGGTAGAGTAAGAGATAGAATTGCTCAAGCTAAGGCAGGACAATTAGAGTTGAGATATGATGCAACAGGGGACGGACCAAAGCTAAGCTTGACTCTTACTGATAATAGTAAAAAATATACTGGAACTAACATTCCATATAATGATCAAGAAGTATTCATACCTTTAAACTTATTAGTAAATGATAAGGGTGAAAGGTATGAAGGAAATGAAATGGTTCGTATTAGAAGAGAGCTAATACAAGGAGCAAACAATACCTATAGAATAAGAATAGATAGAGGATTTTCACCTAGTACAGAATTAGAAAATCCAAGGCAAATAATTGTAGTTACTCCATCATACTACACAATAGGAGAAGTTCAAGTTCAATTAATAAACCCTGATGGAGGAATAGCAACAACTAAATATACTTA from Proteiniborus sp. DW1 includes these protein-coding regions:
- a CDS encoding IPT/TIG domain-containing protein, yielding MKKVISIFLAVMIIVSGFPVADIVAFAAEGEPVFTSIIVNKVFRDLFGVEKYSIIINGNNFTVDGRNIVEVGIMGGDGTVKAFTPIYSSKTMLQYELKPSELTGNLFIDGKQIDISEQDMPSITNKTPTTGIVDSASNAEITLIGSGFNKLSGDLKAYLFQGNSKLSTFTKIDDSTIQSTELKGKTGVWSVEFEKKGKVDNLKKENGDNADLTISHRYMDMFSVLNRLDVSEKIDLIPTQGPVESIVMLQADNLKPANEMSIFFLKNLDDPYLATHMGINENYRRDLNLQKDIFSFTVPKDLTPGSYYVVLTNEVDPKKDIKSQIKSYKILDSKFTVIDRKNMVLIDSIDPNKGSSKGVDAVIKGINIARISPDIYEGGNRVDIDNTNTNKMIVKYTGGTYKMIGENGVTVSNLTREIKFIVGGEVTFREGSKLDEAVYDYINVRVGENLDQQNLVKDVIVEIKTIIEYEENGDTKKSEVFETYTLKDGFTYEALDYVPRITSIVPDKIPVDNNFEAMEGLKVSILGEKFLLYRYKDGEGNIKYKYPKFDFGGQFSIDPNTEDIQMRILDRQGNEIDGTEGNDLGNKILLTIPSGKKVKEDVLNSQLDLKITNPIRVPDSEDEGSSATYKIVFIKPEGDKTPFITSVTPSTITTSGEKGVLITGQNFSQNFTLYMDGERIASANRNGTGTEITFDAPPNPEGYVQLIVQNDDGALAFYDKFLYVKTYTDPKIKDFNPKRGTANTLVDLKGENLVPPNPFVRDLDGIGFMKLIGTRIFIGGKDINTYTTDNKLKEYETPEDNKILQAEGNKLKLSDYYHSIILEDDNGIYYKIYFDTISGKTLLTDGDKDIYTITAKEGKVLAKKGGDPDEEVVVDTKEIKVYGKTLKIKTPYATEIKDGKNIITGNRVKVLNNNELYFTVPILPRDGYYDVEIVNPDEKRDARRGTAGFNYYSDPTDLPPKIEKIDPSEGSVDGQYDITITGENFVDRGGDKKTSVTIGGVVVPPQDITVSPDGKSMTVKVPKYPGDLSKETDMDRKYVNVVVQNPEGGPSDRRINGFAYVIPTSNPKIDNIFENKGSAVGGYIVTIEGSGFRYFEPFKDSNNNGIWDEGETFTEENDKNKNGKWDDLRRGIPEDLKAEWDKLVVPILPTVYFGDKIAKIKSFTESTIDVEVPKGIKGPVQVYIVNNDRGISNKFTFTYEASSPKINSIRPTSGRKKGGDKPEIFGEGFAESSVLIYDNLSSLPKERNLVQLQFANLNDNNMTNANLPLDNLDSGRVRDRIAQAKAGQLELRYDATGDGPKLSLTLTDNSKKYTGTNIPYNDQEVFIPLNLLVNDKGERYEGNEMVRIRRELIQGANNTYRIRIDRGFSPSTELENPRQIIVVTPSYYTIGEVQVQLINPDGGIATTKYTYTNPDSKPQIKNITKDGQEPQLGKIDNRDMKVHQISYRGGNELTIIGEDFRENATILIGDIMTFTPNQIKYELSDNYNEDRLTVTIPALNENLVGDKLHRVVVVNEDGASAASDSLEPPIYIQIIKGESAPTIESITPNSGPVKGGTEVIIKGKDFRKTMEGYEGKELAVYFGEVKAEVKEVAYNTIKVISPPNIPGKVAVKVVNPDGELAQPVGTFTYLSSPTISSVVDPSDTKETTRISTISVEGGEVIKLKGSSFSVGARVVFAPSIRKALDNEIDSGNAINIGGEWYIIESGVDGTEVNVIDSETLTVKTPQSKEGTKGVIVINPDKGASDIYQDLEYGLPQLKPPTKVEAELVYDRYIKVHWTPVSGAKSYEIYVVINDRQKEFIGNTDLTSFVYQDLEPRTRYQFIVKTIGDYGSSLGSDESNIVRTGRVVGPPDTDSGITEKTTTTKSGDTVNIIIGTKDYDKKDTTIDLTKTEYAGTNKIVITIPAKIIAARDSKNINIIGTDYNMSFKPDVFGHSNVIANRDKDDAGVRFTIENNKGDTKTGSQASLSNQYLLYADFFIGKNSSKIDNLASYIDFTLDYDHAKADLRKAKEVYLGRYNEYNESWESTISEVRGFNSSIRATINKLGRYTVFGKRG